One window of Deltaproteobacteria bacterium genomic DNA carries:
- a CDS encoding aminoacyl-tRNA hydrolase, translating to AGRRLTENGLLVIRAGRHRTQEQNRRDAVQRLVQLLQSAAVRPKRRIRTRPTRAAKERKLAAKKRKGQLKKLRRKVNASHEG from the coding sequence GCCGGAAGGCGGTTGACCGAAAACGGACTGCTGGTTATCCGGGCCGGTCGGCACCGTACGCAGGAGCAAAACCGGCGCGACGCCGTCCAACGGCTCGTTCAGCTGCTGCAGTCCGCCGCCGTCAGGCCGAAAAGGCGCATCCGGACCCGTCCGACCAGGGCGGCCAAGGAACGCAAGCTCGCCGCCAAAAAACGCAAGGGGCAATTGAAAAAGCTGCGCCGGAAAGTAAACGCCTCGCACGAAGGATGA
- a CDS encoding metallophosphoesterase has translation MVLFLLLYISIYGGVHAYAFMKLKRGLELGMTGNSLLALLMLLMVVAPMAVRAMEHAVQGTLARGLAVIAFTWMGLVFLFVSCSFLFDIYRFLHFLTRHLLNSPLAHLTFSHRTYCLVALLLTAVIAVYGYFEARAIRTEVITLTTDKLPPDVKEIRIVQISDIHLGLIVGKSRLQRIINKVKDARPDILVSTGDLVDGYMDRPEALAGMLKSVPAKYGKFAVTGNHEFYAGLERALAFTEKAGFVVLREDGRTVDGVINIAGVDDPARGRYRKKHALSEKALLEKLPRDRFTLLLKHQPVVSPQSVKLFDLQLSGHTHKGQIFPFSLATRMFYRMHTGLSTLGNGAHLYVSRGTGTWGPPIRFLAPPEVTVIDLFRPSKRPS, from the coding sequence ATGGTTTTGTTTCTGCTTCTATATATCAGCATCTACGGCGGTGTTCATGCCTACGCTTTCATGAAGCTGAAAAGGGGCCTCGAACTCGGCATGACAGGCAATTCGCTCCTGGCACTGTTGATGCTGCTGATGGTGGTGGCTCCCATGGCCGTGCGTGCCATGGAGCATGCCGTACAGGGCACCCTGGCACGGGGCCTGGCCGTCATCGCCTTCACGTGGATGGGACTTGTTTTTCTCTTCGTTTCCTGTTCGTTTCTCTTTGATATTTACAGGTTCCTGCATTTCCTGACACGGCACCTTCTCAACAGCCCTCTCGCCCACCTGACATTTTCCCACAGGACCTACTGCTTGGTGGCGCTTTTGCTAACCGCCGTCATCGCGGTTTACGGCTACTTCGAGGCCCGGGCTATCCGCACCGAAGTCATCACGCTCACGACCGATAAACTGCCCCCCGATGTCAAGGAAATCAGAATCGTGCAGATATCCGACATCCACCTGGGCCTCATCGTGGGAAAATCGCGGCTCCAACGCATCATCAACAAGGTGAAAGACGCACGTCCGGACATTCTGGTGTCGACGGGCGATCTCGTGGATGGATACATGGACCGCCCTGAAGCGCTGGCGGGCATGCTCAAAAGCGTCCCCGCCAAATACGGCAAATTTGCCGTCACCGGCAATCACGAGTTTTATGCCGGCCTTGAACGGGCCTTGGCATTCACCGAAAAGGCGGGGTTCGTGGTTCTGAGAGAGGACGGCCGGACCGTTGACGGCGTGATCAATATCGCCGGCGTCGACGACCCCGCCCGGGGTCGCTATCGCAAAAAGCATGCCCTGTCGGAAAAAGCCCTTCTGGAAAAACTGCCGCGCGACCGCTTCACCCTGCTCTTGAAGCACCAGCCGGTCGTCAGCCCCCAGTCCGTAAAACTGTTCGACCTCCAGTTGTCGGGCCACACCCACAAGGGCCAGATCTTCCCCTTCAGTCTGGCGACCAGAATGTTCTACCGCATGCACACCGGTCTCTCGACACTGGGCAACGGCGCCCACCTTTACGTCAGCAGGGGGACCGGCACCTGGGGGCCGCCGATCCGGTTCCTGGCGCCGCCGGAGGTTACCGTCATCGATCTCTTTCGTCCATCAAAACGGCCATCCTAA
- the nfo gene encoding deoxyribonuclease IV codes for MKKIGAHVSAAGGVENAPLNAARIGARAFALFTKNQRRWKAKPLSDKNIRRFRHNCETAGFGPEAILPHDSYLINLGHPEEKALTKSREAFLDECRRCEQLGLVYLNFHPGSHLNKMSENDCLGRIAESINITLDKTRGVCAVIENTAGQGTNVGYRFEHLAAIIDRVEDKTRIGVCLDTCHTFAAGYDIGTERGYTATMSTFDAVVGLRYLKGMHLNDSKRGHASRVDRHAGISKGTLGLEPFRFIMTDPRLDGIPLILETPDETLWAKEIELLYAMTMEKR; via the coding sequence ATGAAAAAAATCGGAGCCCATGTCAGTGCCGCGGGCGGTGTCGAAAACGCCCCTCTCAACGCCGCCCGGATAGGCGCCCGGGCCTTTGCTCTGTTCACCAAGAACCAGCGCCGCTGGAAGGCCAAACCGTTGAGCGATAAAAATATCAGGCGGTTCCGCCACAACTGCGAAACGGCCGGTTTCGGTCCCGAAGCGATTCTGCCCCACGATTCCTATCTCATCAACCTGGGGCACCCGGAAGAAAAGGCGCTGACCAAATCGAGGGAGGCCTTCCTGGACGAATGCCGCCGCTGCGAACAGTTGGGATTGGTGTATCTCAACTTTCACCCCGGAAGCCATCTCAACAAAATGTCCGAGAACGACTGCCTCGGACGCATCGCCGAGTCCATCAACATCACTCTGGACAAAACCCGCGGCGTTTGCGCCGTTATCGAAAACACGGCCGGGCAGGGCACCAACGTCGGCTACCGTTTCGAACACCTTGCCGCCATCATCGATCGGGTGGAAGATAAAACCAGGATCGGGGTGTGCCTCGACACCTGCCACACCTTCGCCGCCGGCTACGACATCGGGACCGAGCGGGGCTACACAGCGACCATGTCGACCTTCGACGCCGTGGTAGGCCTCCGTTATCTGAAAGGCATGCACCTCAACGATTCGAAGCGGGGCCATGCCAGCCGGGTCGACAGGCACGCGGGCATCAGCAAAGGCACCCTTGGATTGGAGCCCTTCCGCTTCATCATGACCGATCCCCGTCTCGACGGAATCCCCCTGATTCTCGAGACGCCGGATGAAACCCTGTGGGCAAAGGAAATAGAGCTGCTGTACGCCATGACAATGGAAAAACGCTGA
- a CDS encoding MFS transporter permease, translating to MADKPREIVIEKEDAVFHMDAHGCWKNRHGRFRHKKVIDYFNTCIRKDRHGFYLTQQQEDTVEKVYFPYEETAYFVFDVVIGDTITLVLNTGQRLELNPDQLYIKSDCLYVYDGQDLIKFTDRSMMKMAVCMEDRDGLYTFVFRGRRSAIKTTEKFSDGTI from the coding sequence ATGGCCGATAAACCCAGGGAAATCGTGATCGAAAAAGAGGATGCCGTGTTCCACATGGATGCCCACGGCTGCTGGAAAAACCGGCACGGACGTTTCCGGCACAAAAAGGTGATCGATTATTTCAACACCTGCATCAGGAAAGACCGGCACGGCTTCTACCTCACCCAGCAGCAGGAGGACACCGTCGAAAAGGTCTATTTCCCCTACGAGGAGACCGCCTATTTCGTTTTCGACGTGGTGATCGGCGATACGATTACCCTTGTCCTGAACACCGGGCAGCGGCTGGAACTGAATCCCGATCAACTGTACATCAAAAGTGACTGCCTGTACGTGTACGACGGCCAAGACCTGATCAAGTTCACCGACCGCAGCATGATGAAAATGGCCGTCTGCATGGAAGACCGGGACGGTCTGTATACCTTCGTTTTTCGGGGTCGACGGTCGGCAATTAAAACGACCGAAAAATTTTCCGACGGCACCATCTGA
- a CDS encoding TerB family tellurite resistance protein — MLAGIKHFFSKIPTDGVPAGGETPAHDIHVAVCALLVELASIDEHFTRAEMEAILAILKEKYGLAGEHADALIAEAEKELEESVDLWQFASLINRNYSNEEKIAIIEALWQVVYVDGKMDKYEHYLMNKLKHLLRLSHDQLIDAKLKVLHGDRS, encoded by the coding sequence ATGCTGGCCGGTATCAAACACTTTTTCAGCAAAATCCCCACCGACGGAGTCCCTGCCGGCGGTGAGACGCCCGCCCATGACATCCACGTTGCCGTTTGCGCCCTTCTGGTGGAGCTCGCCAGTATCGACGAACACTTTACCCGGGCGGAAATGGAAGCGATTCTGGCCATCCTGAAAGAAAAATACGGCCTGGCGGGCGAACACGCCGACGCCCTGATCGCCGAAGCGGAAAAGGAGCTGGAGGAAAGTGTCGACCTCTGGCAGTTTGCCAGCCTGATCAACCGGAACTATTCCAACGAGGAAAAAATCGCGATCATCGAAGCCCTGTGGCAGGTTGTCTATGTGGACGGCAAAATGGACAAGTACGAGCACTATTTGATGAACAAGCTGAAACACCTGCTGCGCCTCTCCCACGACCAGCTGATCGACGCCAAGCTGAAAGTGCTGCACGGCGATCGGTCGTAG
- the trpA gene encoding tryptophan synthase subunit alpha, which yields MNRIDTTFKNLKEKGESGLVGFVTAGDPDMQRSLEIVQTMCAAGLDVLELGIPFSDPTADGPVIQRSSARSLAGGTNLPAVMTMTREVRAATDIPIILFSYYNPILAYGPGEFYDDAVAAGADGVLVVDLPPEESDEMTDLWPGEALSLIRLVAPTTPRERMQTIAGAASGFLYLVSKTGVTGSDGLDLVAVSANTAVLKSVSNLPVCVGFGISTPEDVAAVAAAADGVVIGSAFERIIEENLDHPELVPMVGDAVKRLKGATVR from the coding sequence ATGAACCGAATCGATACGACATTCAAGAACCTGAAGGAGAAAGGCGAGAGCGGTCTGGTGGGGTTTGTAACGGCGGGTGACCCCGATATGCAGCGCTCTCTGGAAATCGTTCAAACCATGTGCGCTGCCGGGCTGGACGTGTTGGAACTGGGCATCCCTTTTTCCGACCCAACGGCGGACGGGCCGGTCATCCAGCGCTCTTCCGCCCGGTCGCTTGCCGGCGGAACAAATCTGCCGGCGGTTATGACCATGACACGCGAAGTGAGAGCCGCTACGGACATTCCCATTATCCTCTTCAGCTACTACAACCCTATTCTGGCATACGGGCCGGGCGAATTTTATGACGATGCCGTCGCAGCGGGGGCCGACGGCGTCCTGGTGGTCGACCTTCCCCCCGAGGAATCCGATGAAATGACCGACCTGTGGCCGGGCGAAGCCCTTTCTCTGATCCGCCTGGTGGCGCCGACGACGCCGCGGGAACGAATGCAAACCATTGCCGGGGCGGCAAGCGGGTTTCTATATCTGGTATCGAAGACCGGTGTCACCGGTAGTGACGGGTTGGACCTCGTCGCGGTTTCCGCGAACACGGCCGTGTTGAAGTCCGTTTCCAATCTGCCGGTATGCGTGGGATTCGGCATTTCCACTCCCGAAGACGTCGCCGCTGTCGCCGCAGCCGCCGACGGCGTTGTCATCGGCAGCGCCTTCGAAAGAATCATCGAGGAGAACCTGGATCATCCGGAACTCGTCCCCATGGTGGGGGATGCGGTGAAGCGGCTCAAGGGCGCTACCGTGCGATGA
- the trpB gene encoding tryptophan synthase subunit beta produces MVEYETSAEKAELNSKGSRPDNLGHFGPFGGRYVGETLMPAILQLDKDYAAISRNVEFQKELQALLRDYAGRPTPLFHARRLSAAMNGAAIYLKREDLTHTGAHKINNTLGQGLLARYTGKTKLIAETGAGQHGVATATTAALLGMECKIFMGVEDIQRQAPNVRRMELLGATVMPVSSGSGTLKDAMNEAMRFWVSAVEDTFYVIGSVAGPHPYPAMVRDFQRVIGIEARQQILAVNGSLPDALVACVGGGSNAMGLFYPFLEDDVQMIGVEAGGRGIATGKHAATISEGTVGVLHGSKSFVLQDDDGQIKEAHSISAGLDYPGVGPEHAMLKEKGRATYVTITDAEALDAFKRLCLLEGIIPALESAHAVAYAMQEAARRTADQSLIVNLSGRGDKDLGIIFKEKTNR; encoded by the coding sequence ATGGTTGAATACGAAACGTCCGCTGAAAAAGCGGAACTGAACAGCAAGGGCAGCCGCCCCGACAACCTGGGCCACTTCGGTCCTTTTGGCGGTCGTTATGTGGGCGAAACGCTGATGCCGGCGATCCTGCAACTGGATAAGGACTACGCCGCCATATCCCGAAATGTGGAATTTCAAAAGGAGTTGCAGGCGCTGCTGCGCGATTATGCCGGACGGCCCACGCCCCTGTTCCATGCGCGTCGGTTGAGCGCGGCCATGAATGGCGCCGCCATCTATTTGAAGCGCGAAGACCTGACCCACACCGGGGCCCACAAAATCAACAACACCCTCGGCCAGGGGCTCCTGGCCCGCTATACCGGCAAGACCAAGCTGATCGCCGAAACCGGGGCGGGGCAGCACGGCGTGGCAACGGCCACCACGGCGGCCCTCTTGGGGATGGAGTGCAAGATATTCATGGGGGTGGAGGATATCCAGCGGCAGGCTCCCAACGTGCGCCGCATGGAGCTGTTGGGGGCGACGGTGATGCCGGTGTCGTCAGGCAGCGGCACCCTGAAGGATGCCATGAACGAAGCCATGCGCTTCTGGGTGTCGGCCGTCGAGGACACGTTTTACGTCATCGGTTCCGTGGCCGGACCCCACCCCTATCCCGCGATGGTGCGTGATTTCCAGAGGGTGATCGGCATCGAAGCGCGACAGCAGATCCTGGCGGTGAACGGGTCTCTTCCGGATGCGCTCGTGGCCTGCGTGGGCGGAGGCAGCAACGCCATGGGGCTTTTTTATCCGTTTCTCGAGGACGACGTGCAGATGATCGGCGTCGAAGCCGGCGGCAGGGGGATTGCCACCGGGAAACATGCCGCCACGATTTCGGAAGGAACGGTGGGGGTGCTCCACGGCTCAAAATCCTTTGTCCTGCAGGACGATGACGGGCAGATCAAGGAGGCCCACTCCATTTCCGCCGGCCTCGACTACCCCGGTGTCGGCCCGGAACACGCCATGCTCAAGGAAAAAGGCCGGGCAACCTATGTAACCATCACCGATGCCGAGGCCCTGGACGCGTTCAAGCGGCTCTGCCTGTTGGAAGGCATCATCCCCGCGCTGGAGAGCGCCCACGCGGTAGCCTATGCCATGCAGGAAGCCGCCCGCCGGACGGCCGATCAGTCGTTGATCGTCAATCTTTCCGGCAGGGGAGACAAGGACCTGGGAATCATTTTCAAGGAGAAAACGAACAGATGA
- a CDS encoding phosphoribosylanthranilate isomerase, with product MMVDEKERQETAPHPMPPQVKICGLTRADQARACAAAGAAAIGFVFYDKSPRNVSIEEARTISADLPVGTGRVGVFVDAPLDFIRRRIEDCGLTAVQLHGMETPRQVLELKAMGVRVIKSLFASRKPHMDEAARFAADACLVECGKGTLPGGNATVWHYADAREVGRRHPLILAGGLSPENVAAAVGAARPDAVDVSSGVEIRPGVKEIVLVKQFMQAVSNATHNNRLRRIF from the coding sequence ATGATGGTTGATGAGAAAGAGAGGCAAGAGACGGCCCCCCACCCGATGCCGCCACAGGTCAAAATCTGCGGCCTGACCCGGGCGGACCAGGCCCGTGCCTGCGCCGCGGCCGGGGCGGCGGCCATCGGATTCGTCTTTTACGACAAAAGCCCCCGCAATGTCTCCATCGAGGAGGCACGCACCATATCCGCCGACCTACCGGTCGGAACGGGCCGGGTCGGCGTTTTCGTGGACGCCCCGCTGGACTTTATCCGCAGGCGGATAGAAGACTGCGGCTTGACGGCCGTACAGCTTCACGGCATGGAGACGCCCCGGCAGGTCCTCGAACTGAAAGCCATGGGCGTCCGGGTGATCAAGTCCTTGTTCGCCAGCCGGAAGCCGCACATGGATGAAGCCGCGCGTTTTGCCGCCGACGCCTGCCTGGTGGAGTGCGGCAAGGGGACGCTTCCGGGGGGCAATGCAACGGTCTGGCACTATGCGGATGCCCGGGAGGTCGGGCGCCGCCACCCCCTAATCCTGGCGGGCGGCTTGTCTCCGGAGAACGTGGCCGCTGCCGTCGGCGCAGCGCGACCGGACGCAGTGGATGTCAGCAGCGGGGTCGAGATAAGACCGGGTGTCAAAGAGATCGTTCTGGTAAAACAATTTATGCAAGCCGTTTCCAACGCTACGCACAACAACCGTTTGAGGAGGATATTTTGA